The nucleotide window ATCAAAAATTTATCAAGAATTAATTGAGCAAACTTCCTATTTAGAAAGAGAGTTAGCTGCCGCAAGAAGACTTTATAATAGCAATGTTAATTCTTTTAACACCGAAATTTTTGTCTTTCCTTCTTCAATTGTTGCATCTTCGATGAATTTAACAACCTACCCAATGTTTAGCACAAGCAACCAAAATCGTCAAGATGTATCATTTAAAGATTTTTAATTTCTTATTAAAAATTAGTACAGCAAAAAATCATCTTAAAAACAGACATAATTTCTCAATAAATTTACAATTAAAACAATATAAAATTTAAAAAACGTACTTTTAGACAAATAATATCCTTTTAAATCTAAGAAATATTTGCTTAAATTAGTTCTTCAGATTTTTTGAGATTATTTGTCTTATTTTTTTATATTAATATAAGTTAGATTAGTCCACTAATTTTGAGTTAGGCAAACTAATAATAAACCGCATTTGAAAAGTCTAAAAAAACTTTGACTTTATAAGTAAAAAATAAAAAAACCTTGTAATTTATAGCATTTTTTAGCTGTTTTATTGAAAAATAACCAAAAAGTGTAGAGTAAAAAAGAGTATTTTTATAATAATTCCTTTTAAAATTGCCCAAGGAGTAAAAATGAAAATAATAAGTGATTATTTTAAATTTGAAGACTATAAAAACAAGGCAAAAGAGGAATTTCTTCCCAAATTAGACGAAATTGTCAAGAAAAAACATTCAAAGACTGTTGAAAAGCTTGCTAAATTACAAAGTGTGGCTAAAACACTTAATATTGTCTTGTCAATTTCATCCGTTTTAACTACGATTGCTATTATTGTTCATCTCACTTACTATAAAAATTTTACTGGCGTGCTTTTTGTAGCTATTCCCGGAATAATTGCAATTGCTTCTACTTATTACTTAAGACTCAAAAAAAAGCAAATTAGATCAATCACAGATGAAATTTCAAAAGACGTCGTAGATAGTTTTAAGCCAGAAGTTGCTTACAAAGCTGCCTTTTCAATTTTAGATAAAGGAATGGATTATTTAGGTTTTAATGACCAAATTAGCAACAACATTCTAATTTCAAGAAATGAAATTAGCGATCTTACTCCTGCTGAAATCATTGGCTCATCAAAGGCCTGAATTAGTGAAGTTAGACCTCTGAAAGAATTATTAATTGATGAAAAATTCCATGTTAGTTTTACAAATGTCCATTGACAATGAGAAGAAAGAAAAAACAAAGAAACTGTGACAAGAGAAAGTTTTACTGGAATTTTAAAAATTGATACTTCAATGTTAGGTGAAAAGGCATTCGATTTTAAACTTCTAAAACCAAGGGGATGATTTTCTCAAAAAGACAAAATCAAACTTGAAAACGAAGAATTTAACCAGATTTTTAATCCAGAATCAAATGACAGATTGAAAATCAGAAAAATGTATACGCCTCTTGCAATGGAACTTTCACTAAAAAGATATTTTGACCGTGATGGCGTTAAAGTTTTGGATGTTACTATTGAATCTTCAGGAAATGCGATCTATTTTACTTACAAATGTGACTGAAATTTTATGTATGTTGATTTTCCAACATACATAAAAACTCCAGATGACTTTATTAATCACATTTTCAACAATTTTTTGCTTGACACCTACAGTTTGTATTATCTTTTGTGTCTTATTTATGCTACTTTGTATTTGGAGTAGTTAAAAACATAATATTCTCAAAAAAAACTTGTAATTTATAGCATTTTTTCGATTTTTTTAATTGATTTTTTAATTGAAAATATCATTAAAAGATCAATTAAGAAGGTTAAACGGACACTTTTTTAACTTTTTTGGAAAACTCAGAAAAATAACTATCAAGGCAAAAACACTAAATTTTAAATCTAACACTCATGAAAGAAAAATCTACTTATTAATCAAATAAAGCAAGCTAAAAAAACTAAAATTTTAACTAAAAAGCAAAATTTAAAATCTTTAAACTACCTTTTTTAGTTTAAAACACTGGCAAAAATCAATTTATGGATAAAATAACAAAAATCATAAAAAAATACAACTACTATTTAAACTCAATGCAAATAGAAAACTCGTTTTTATTTGCGTCGAGCCTAAAAGAAAATATGAAGTTTTGAAAGAACAAAAACCAAAAGCCCTAAATTTGTAGATTTCTAAACGGTTAAATTTAAGGCATTCCATCATATTTAAAAATATAATGGATAATTCGCACTGTTTGATTTTATTAGACAAAAAACATTCTTAATTCCCCCTTAATTCAATATCAAAATTTATTAATTATTCTTAAGTGAACTTAATTATAACATAATTTTATTTTAGATCAAACATTTTTTTTTTTTTTTGCAAAATGTTAATTTCAAAGCAATAAAACTTAAGATTTTAGCATCAAAAAACAAGGATTTACGGGTATTTTTGCATATTTTTATTCACTAAAAAGTAAATTTTTGCCATCAAACTGTCAAACTCAGAAAAAAAACTTCGACTTTATAAGCAAAAAGTAAAAAACCTTATAATTTATAGCATTTTTTCAATTTTTTTTAATTGATTTTTAATTTAAAGTGCGATTAAAAATCAATTAAAAAGACTAAATAGACAAATTTTTTCCCACTTTTCTAGTCAGATTTATACTTACCAAATTTTTTAAAAAAATACACTCAAAAAAGCATATAAATTACTAAACTTGTTTTTATAGTATTTTTTGCTGTTTTAAATTTTAATATACTTTATATTTTTAAATTTAATCGCTTTTTAAAATGCAATTTTATGGTATAATAGCTATTATTTCAAGTTTAGGAGGCGGTAAGATGATTAATGTTAATGAATTTCGACCTGGAATCACCTTTGAATTTGAAGGTGAAATTTTTGTTGTAATTTCAGCTCAACATTCAAAACAAGGTCGCGGACAAGCGAACGTAAAAGCGAAAGTTAAAAATCTTCGCTCAGGAGCTACCACTATCAAAACATTTTCAGGTGGTGAAAGAGTCCAAAAAGCTCGTATTGACAAAATTACAATGGTTTTTCTATATAATGAAGGTCAAAATAGTGTTTTAATGGATGATTCAACTTATGAGCAAATTAGTATTGATAATGAAAAAATAGCCTGAGAACTCAATTTTTTATCTGAAGGTGTTAAGGTAAAATTGCGTAAATTTAATGATGAAATTTTAGATATTGAACTTCCGCCAAAAATTGAATTAAAAGTTGCCTCAACATTTGATGCCGTAAAAGGTAATACAACAACAAATCCAACAAAAAGGGCAACATTAGAAACTGGTTTTGAAATTGATGTTCCTTTATTTATTAAAGAAGACGAAATTATCGTTGTCTCAACTGAAGAAGGAAAATATGTTTCAAGAGGAGGACAATAAAATGACTAACGACACTAAAATAACTAATGCAGCAGAATTGGAATCTAAAGAAAAAGTTGATAAATTCAAAAAAAAGTTTAAATATCTTGAAGAATTAAGTGTAAATTCTCTAAGAATTCACAGTAACGAAGCAATAAATAGGGCAAATTCTGGTCATCCTGGTGTTGCAATTAGTGCTTCAAAAATGATTTATGCACTTTTTCGTGATCATATAAATTTTGACCTCAGTGATCCAAACTGAATTAATCGCGACCGTTTTGTTTTGTCTGCAGGTCATGCATCTTCGCTTTATTATTCACTTTTATATAGTTTAGGTTTGCTAAAAAAAGAAGATCTTGAGAATTTTCGGCAAAAAAATTCAAAAACACCTGGACATCCAGAATATGGTCACACTGTTGGAATTGAGGCAACAACTGGCCCGCTTGGTCAAGGAATTGCAATGGCTGTTGGACTTGCCCTTGCTCAGTCACATTTAAATGCAAAATTCAAAGAAATTAACCACTACACCTATGTAATTTGCGGGGATGGCGACCTTCAAGAGGGAATTTCCTATGAGTCACTTTCACTAGCTGGACATTTAAAACTTAAAAATTTCATTGTTTTGTATGACTCAAATGATATTCAACTTGACTCACCTGTAAGTGTTGTTTTTAGCGAAAATATGAAACAACGAATTGAATCTCAAGGTTTATTTTACCAATTGGTGCCAAAAGATGATGTAAAATTGATCTCCAAAGCAATTTCTAAGGCAAAAGCTTCCCAAAGACCAAGTTTTATTGAAATCAAAACTGTTATTGGTCAAGGTTCGTCTAAACAAAACACTACCGAAGTTCACGGCGCTCCACTAGGAGGTGACATTGTTAATTTAAAGAAAAATCTTAAATGAAAACACAAAGAAGATTTTTATCTTGACCCAGAAGTTAGTCAGCACTGGCAAAAAACACTTGTAAAAAGGACCCGGGCTAAAAAAGAAGCTTTTAAAATTTCGCCAGAACTTGAAGAATTTTTACAAAAAGGCCAAAATATTAATTTAGAAATTGACTTAGACCTTCCTAAAAACCAGGCAACCCGGGCAACATCGTCTTTAATTCTCGACCATATTTCCAAAAAAGTTCCTTATTGAATCGGAGGATCAGCTGATTTATCAGTTTCAACAAAAGCAAAAGGTTCAGATGGTTATTTTAGTGACCAAAATTATCAAGGTCGAAACTTAATGTTTGGTGTTCGCGAATTTGCAATGAGTGCAATTGCAAATGGAATTGCGCTTCATTCAGTTTTACGTCCTTTTGTTTCAACATTTTTTGTCTTTGCTGACTATTTAAAGCCTGCCTTAAGACTCTCATCATTAATGAAATTGCCAGTAACTTACATTTTTACTCATGACTCACTAATGGTTGGCGAAGATGGACCGACTCACCAGCCAATTGAACAACTTGCAATGCTTAGATCAGTTCCTAATTTTGCTGTCTATCGTCCTGGTGATGAAAATGAACTAAAAGGAGCCTACGAACTTGCTCTTGAAAACAAAGATAAACCTTGTGCAATAATTTTAACTCGCCAAAATATCAAATCATTTGCTGAATCAAAAGATAATTTCAAACTTGGAGCCTACTTAGCTCAAAAAGGCAAATCAAAATGAGCAATTATTGCCACCGGTAGCGAGTTAGGGCTAGCAAAAGAAGTCGCTCAAGAATTAGACCTCAATTTAATATCCTTATCAAATTGACAAAACACACCAATTTGAGATCCAAATTTTGCAATTTCACTTGAATTAGCTTCTACTTTTGGTTGAAAAGCACATGCAAAATATAATTTTGGTCATGATACCTTTGGAATGTCAGCCCCAGCAGAAGACATTCTTGATGAAATTGGCTTTCGAAGTAAAGATCTTGTTGAAAAAAT belongs to Mesomycoplasma ovipneumoniae and includes:
- the efp gene encoding elongation factor P, with product MINVNEFRPGITFEFEGEIFVVISAQHSKQGRGQANVKAKVKNLRSGATTIKTFSGGERVQKARIDKITMVFLYNEGQNSVLMDDSTYEQISIDNEKIAWELNFLSEGVKVKLRKFNDEILDIELPPKIELKVASTFDAVKGNTTTNPTKRATLETGFEIDVPLFIKEDEIIVVSTEEGKYVSRGGQ
- a CDS encoding DUF3137 domain-containing protein, with the translated sequence MKIISDYFKFEDYKNKAKEEFLPKLDEIVKKKHSKTVEKLAKLQSVAKTLNIVLSISSVLTTIAIIVHLTYYKNFTGVLFVAIPGIIAIASTYYLRLKKKQIRSITDEISKDVVDSFKPEVAYKAAFSILDKGMDYLGFNDQISNNILISRNEISDLTPAEIIGSSKAWISEVRPLKELLIDEKFHVSFTNVHWQWEERKNKETVTRESFTGILKIDTSMLGEKAFDFKLLKPRGWFSQKDKIKLENEEFNQIFNPESNDRLKIRKMYTPLAMELSLKRYFDRDGVKVLDVTIESSGNAIYFTYKCDWNFMYVDFPTYIKTPDDFINHIFNNFLLDTYSLYYLLCLIYATLYLE
- a CDS encoding transketolase — encoded protein: MTNDTKITNAAELESKEKVDKFKKKFKYLEELSVNSLRIHSNEAINRANSGHPGVAISASKMIYALFRDHINFDLSDPNWINRDRFVLSAGHASSLYYSLLYSLGLLKKEDLENFRQKNSKTPGHPEYGHTVGIEATTGPLGQGIAMAVGLALAQSHLNAKFKEINHYTYVICGDGDLQEGISYESLSLAGHLKLKNFIVLYDSNDIQLDSPVSVVFSENMKQRIESQGLFYQLVPKDDVKLISKAISKAKASQRPSFIEIKTVIGQGSSKQNTTEVHGAPLGGDIVNLKKNLKWKHKEDFYLDPEVSQHWQKTLVKRTRAKKEAFKISPELEEFLQKGQNINLEIDLDLPKNQATRATSSLILDHISKKVPYWIGGSADLSVSTKAKGSDGYFSDQNYQGRNLMFGVREFAMSAIANGIALHSVLRPFVSTFFVFADYLKPALRLSSLMKLPVTYIFTHDSLMVGEDGPTHQPIEQLAMLRSVPNFAVYRPGDENELKGAYELALENKDKPCAIILTRQNIKSFAESKDNFKLGAYLAQKGKSKWAIIATGSELGLAKEVAQELDLNLISLSNWQNTPIWDPNFAISLELASTFGWKAHAKYNFGHDTFGMSAPAEDILDEIGFRSKDLVEKIKKIID